AGACGCTGTAAGAATTTGTGAGGAATCCGGCCGGCGGGTGTTCTACTCTCCTCTACCCGCCGCTTTCGATTTACTGCCGACGATTTCTGCGCCGGCCGCGCTCATCTCCTCAAGCGCTTTCCCGCCGTCGTCCGGATTCACATTTACCGGCCGCATCGCGTCGGCCAGAGCTTTGACCTTGAAGCCTTCTTTCCGCGCATCGAGCACCGTGTGCTTCACGCAGTAGTCTGTGGCGAGTCCGCCAATCCAAACTTCCTCGATGCCTTCAGCGCGCAGCGATTGCGCCAATTGAGTTCCGTCGAACCCGGAATAGCCATCAGCGCTCTCGTCGATGCCTTTCGAGATCACTTTGACGCGCGCATCGTTCAAGAGTCCGGGATGAAACTCAGCGCCGCGAGTGTCTTGCACACAGTGCACCGGCCAGGTTCCGCCATAATCGGCAAAGTGTGCAGCCTTCGGTGGGTGCCAATCGCGCGTTTTGTAAACGGGCTCGCCTCGATCGAGAAACTCTTTCATCAGTTTGTTAAGTGGCGCCACCACTTCATCACCGTGCGCAACCGCCAGCGAGCCGCCCGGGCAGAAATCGTTTTGCACATCAACAACTATCAGCGCTTTCTTCATTTCACTTGCCATGCGGTTAGGTTAGCTCTGGGTGCGCGCCATCGCAACATGTCATAAGTCGGATACGCTATGAGGTCTGTACAGGGAGCGGTAGCCACCTGGTTGATGTTTACCGCCACATAACCCTTTGCTTGCTGATACCCGGTCGCTATCGCTCCCGGTACTGACTCCACGGCGATTGCTGATTTGTATCTTCAGAATTTCTGTTGACATTCAATCTCTTTCCCGATAGAAGCATCTTCCCACCGCGTACCATAGAACATCTTCAGGGGGTTCGATGAGCGATCCAACATTAAAGGCCACGATGTGTCCGCAGTGTGCAACTCCGGCTGCGCCGGGTGAAGCTTTCTGCCGCAATTGCGGCACGCAACTCTTCGCGCCGACGGCCGCAGCATTACCGCCAACTCAAGCTGCGCCCCAGGCTCCAACCATGACTGCTCCACCACCTGCACCGCCGCAATATCAGGCGCCACCGATGGCGGCACCGCCACGAAAGAAACGCAGCAAGTTGATGATGGGATGCCTCATCGTTCTTGGACTGTTCGGTGTGGTGCTCGCCGGCGGCGGAGCTTATGTCTGGTACGCCACCACTTATACGCCACCCGATCGCAAGCCGCCTGCTATTCCCGAACGTGCGGCGGGGACCCTCAGTGAATTCCCGGTTGATAAGGACACGCAACCTACGACGGTAGAAACTGTGGCGCTGGGCGGAACCAGCACCGGCAAAGCGGAAACGACCACCGGCACGAAATTGCCGCCCGGCGTAACGAAGACAAGCCTTGCCAAAGGCGCGACCAGCATGACGTCTGCGACTTACAAGAAGGTTCCGGTGGGATCAGCGGTTCCGAGCGGTCCCGACATTTACATAAACGTGGTGACCGCCATGCCGGGCCAAACAGGTTTCGGCGATGACATCGCGACGGGAATCAAGACGTCGATGGGCGGCACGATGACCAGCGTAACGGTCCAAAGTCCGAAAGGCGCAACCTATGCCGGTTCGCATATCGTTTCAGCGCAGGGGAACGTTTACGTGCTCGCGAAACAAGGCAGCGACATCATCATCATTCTCTACGGCGCCGATCCATCGGTCAGCTCGAATGTTGATAACCTCGCGAAGAATGTCGGTAACGGCGAAGGCTTGATTGATTATCCCGAAACGAAAGAGTCGCTGTGGACTCTGCCGGCGCAAACACCGAGCGGGCTGACATTGATCGAAATCAACACGATCACCGGCGCACAGATCGAAGCGTCAATCAATTCCGGCGGCGATTTACCAACTGAGATGCGGCCTTTCCTTCCCGATCGTTTGACGGGCGCGCGTTATCTTGATTCGTCGCGGCAGGAGTGGGCGGTGCTGAATCTTCAATACGGCTCGAGCTTCCAGGCGTGGCGCACGTGGCTATTGGCGCGTGGTGCGCTCGGCGTCGGCGGCGGCGAGACGACGACCGTGCGCGAAGTCAGCGGCATTCACCTTCACCAGGACGGCAAACGGATCATGCTCTTTCAGAAAGGGCCTTATCTGATTCTCATGAACGGCCCGGCGGACGCCACAGTTGATCGGTTTGTCGCGTTGGGAAATCAGATTCAGGTTTAGAGTTTTTTTGTAGCCCGGCCGTTTACGGCTGGGAAATGTGTCAGTACCCGGAGCGGTAGCGACGGGATCTTCCACAGAACGTTGAATCATGATCCGGTCGCTACCGCTCCCGGTACTGACAGCCTACTCGGCGGTTGTTCCTAACGCGGATCGATCAGCGCTTTTAGAACTCGTCCTGCGGCGACAGCAGCGAGCGCTTCGTTCGCCTGATCCAATGAAAAACTCGCCAGCTGTGTCTTCAATCTTTGCCACGGCGCTGACCTCACCGGATCTGAAATGATCTGCGCTCCGCGGTAGAAGTGCGAAAAGTCTGAGCCCCAACAGCCGCGCACATCCAAATGCTTTCGATTCAAGTCGAGATGAGGATTGAATGATGTCTCACCGTGATCGGTGTATTGCCCGACAATCACGACGTGACCTGCATCGCGCGTGTAACGCATCGCCTGCACGACCGCGCCGGGCGCACCGGTCGCTTCGATCGTGACATCAGCGCCGCGGCCCTTCGTTTTCTCAAGCACCCAATCCACCCGTTCAGCTTCTGAGCGCTCTTCAAAACTAAGTACATCAGAGGCGCCTACTTGCGTGGCCACCCCCAGGCGGTTGGCGGGCGCGCCGATGCACAACACCCGCAAAGCTCCGCGCATCAGCGCCAGAACGATGGCGTTGATTCCGACCGCTCCCGAGCCCAACACGAGCACCGTGTCTCCAATCGCGATCTCGCCGCGCTCAACCGCGTGCAGCGCGGTCGGCAAAGCACATCCGCCGGCCATGAACGTTTCGGGCTCACCATCCAGTCGAATACATCTCGTGCCAGGCTTCAAGTAAATCTGATCGGCCCAGCCGCCGCACAGTCCATCATCCAATCCGTACGTGATGCCGTAGACCTTCCGCTGCGGACATCGCGTGGTCGCTTTCGCGACCAGACAGTACCAGCACGAATTACAGGTGCGATGGACGTCCAGAAAGGTGACGCGATCGCCTTCGCGGAACGGCCGGCCCTCCACGTCGAAGAGTGCGCCGCGAATTTTACTCAGGCGACCAACAGAGACATGACCGGGAACCAGCGGATACGGAACGCCCTGTAAGAGTCCTTTTTGTAAGTAGACATCGGTCCCGCACACCTCGGAAAGTTCGACATCGAACAGCGCTGAGTTCGGTTCAAGTTCCGGCGCCGAAACTTCGCGCAG
This genomic stretch from Pyrinomonadaceae bacterium harbors:
- a CDS encoding zinc-binding dehydrogenase; this translates as MPVVAVIPEPNAPVELREVSAPELEPNSALFDVELSEVCGTDVYLQKGLLQGVPYPLVPGHVSVGRLSKIRGALFDVEGRPFREGDRVTFLDVHRTCNSCWYCLVAKATTRCPQRKVYGITYGLDDGLCGGWADQIYLKPGTRCIRLDGEPETFMAGGCALPTALHAVERGEIAIGDTVLVLGSGAVGINAIVLALMRGALRVLCIGAPANRLGVATQVGASDVLSFEERSEAERVDWVLEKTKGRGADVTIEATGAPGAVVQAMRYTRDAGHVVIVGQYTDHGETSFNPHLDLNRKHLDVRGCWGSDFSHFYRGAQIISDPVRSAPWQRLKTQLASFSLDQANEALAAVAAGRVLKALIDPR
- a CDS encoding nicotinamidase, with translation MASEMKKALIVVDVQNDFCPGGSLAVAHGDEVVAPLNKLMKEFLDRGEPVYKTRDWHPPKAAHFADYGGTWPVHCVQDTRGAEFHPGLLNDARVKVISKGIDESADGYSGFDGTQLAQSLRAEGIEEVWIGGLATDYCVKHTVLDARKEGFKVKALADAMRPVNVNPDDGGKALEEMSAAGAEIVGSKSKAAGRGE
- a CDS encoding zinc ribbon domain-containing protein, coding for MSDPTLKATMCPQCATPAAPGEAFCRNCGTQLFAPTAAALPPTQAAPQAPTMTAPPPAPPQYQAPPMAAPPRKKRSKLMMGCLIVLGLFGVVLAGGGAYVWYATTYTPPDRKPPAIPERAAGTLSEFPVDKDTQPTTVETVALGGTSTGKAETTTGTKLPPGVTKTSLAKGATSMTSATYKKVPVGSAVPSGPDIYINVVTAMPGQTGFGDDIATGIKTSMGGTMTSVTVQSPKGATYAGSHIVSAQGNVYVLAKQGSDIIIILYGADPSVSSNVDNLAKNVGNGEGLIDYPETKESLWTLPAQTPSGLTLIEINTITGAQIEASINSGGDLPTEMRPFLPDRLTGARYLDSSRQEWAVLNLQYGSSFQAWRTWLLARGALGVGGGETTTVREVSGIHLHQDGKRIMLFQKGPYLILMNGPADATVDRFVALGNQIQV